In a genomic window of Cynocephalus volans isolate mCynVol1 chromosome 1, mCynVol1.pri, whole genome shotgun sequence:
- the PSMG1 gene encoding proteasome assembly chaperone 1: MAATFFGEVVKAPCRAGTEDEEEEEEERTETPEDREVRRQLARKREVRLLQRQTKTSLEVSLLEKYPCSKFIIAIGNNAVAFLSSFVMNSGVWEEVGCAKLWNEWCRTTDTIHLSPTEAFCVFYHLKSNPSVFLCQCSCYIAEDQQYQWLEKVFGSCPRKNMQITILTCRHVTDYKTSESTGSLPSPFLKALKTQNFKDPVCCSLLEQPNIAHDLPAAVLSYCQVWKIPAILYLCYTDVMKLDLITVEAFKPILSSRSLKGLVKNISQSTEMLKKLMTTNEIQSNIYT; this comes from the exons ATGGCAGCCACCTTCTTCGGGGAGGTGGTTAAAGCACCGTGTCGAGCCGGGAcggaggacgaggaggaggaagaggaggagaggacgGAGACGCCTGAAGACAGGGAGGTCcggcggcagctggcgcggaagAG GGAGGTGCGGCTCCTTCAACGACAGACAAAAACATCTTTGGAAGTCTCTCTGCTAGAAAAATATCCTTGCTCCAAGTTCATAATTGCTATAGGAAATAATGCAGTAG CATTTTTGTCATCATTTGTTATGAATTCAGGAGTCTGGGAAGAGGTTGGTTGTGCTAAACTCTGGAATGAATGGTGCAGAACAACGGACACTATACATCTGTCCCCCACAGaggctttttgtgtgttttatcatCTAAAATCAAATCCCTCA GTTTTTCTTTGTCAGTGCAGTTGCTACATTGCTGAAGATCAGCAGTATCAGTGGCTGGAAAAG GTTTTTGGCTCTTGTCCAAGGAAGAACATGCAGATAACTATTCTCACGTGTCGACATGTTACTGACTATAAAACCTCAGAATCTACTGGCAgccttccttctcctttcctgaAAGCCCTAAAAACACAGAATTTCAAAGACCCTGTATGTTGTTCACTGCTGGAGCAACCTAATATTGCACACGATCTTCCTGCAGCAG TTCTGAGTTACTGTCAAGTGTGGAAAATCCCTGCAATTCTGTATTTGTGTTACACAGATGTGATGAAATTAGACCTAATTACAGTTGAAGCTTTTAAGCCTATACTTTCTTCCAGAAGTTTGAAAGGTTTAGTTAAG aaTATTTCCCAAAGCACAGAGATGCTGAAGAAATTGATGACAACAAATGAGATTCAGAGTAACATTTATACGTGA